A genomic segment from Polyangiaceae bacterium encodes:
- a CDS encoding CesT family type III secretion system chaperone: MPRTSEDVENFLLELDRRFENDQGTYLVSVGEEKPPIALRVVPPIVAVRVAIGQVPADKDHQLALFRRLLEYNATDLMHAAYGIDNGTVVLSSALPLDNLDLNELDATLSDVDLALTRHVPTLHDLATAKME; this comes from the coding sequence ATGCCGCGAACTTCCGAGGACGTAGAGAATTTCCTGCTCGAGCTGGATAGGCGTTTCGAAAACGACCAGGGCACGTACTTGGTTTCGGTGGGCGAAGAAAAACCGCCCATCGCACTTCGTGTCGTGCCGCCGATCGTTGCCGTGCGCGTTGCGATTGGACAGGTCCCTGCCGACAAAGACCATCAGCTCGCCCTTTTCCGTCGCTTGCTCGAGTACAACGCGACGGACTTGATGCACGCAGCGTACGGAATCGACAACGGCACGGTGGTGCTATCGTCCGCGTTGCCGCTGGACAACCTCGACCTCAACGAGCTCGATGCCACGTTGAGCGACGTGGACTTGGCGCTGACGCGGCACGTGCCGACGTTGCATGACTTGGCGACGGCCAAGATGGAATGA
- a CDS encoding sigma 54-interacting transcriptional regulator: protein MIESTILSRNKVEVRGGRIKAAKTNWFEIGTEPVIVGRNSQCQVVLDDAKISAVHAEFVATEHGVRVRDLGSRNGIFAGGVRIGEVFLLSSCKLRLGETDISFEPARPEKIVIPSISSFGTLVAQSAGMRAIFEKISKVAPTDLTVLITGETGTGKEVVAQAIHQASPRAKKPFVVVDCGSIPQSLAEATLFGHERGAFTGAIDKRISPFLEADGGTIFLDELGELPIEVQPKLLRAVAERRIKSVGGSSYREVDVRVLAATRRDLVRAVNTGTFRSDLYFRVAQVRVELPALRQRLEDIPVLVRRMLKDAGDEGAFERVSNTTLERLMRHDWPGNVRELKNAVAVAFALSTDSEELDIAAHLGALTEMHEPHFATHAAPALAGDAVPSFKGKAFQEAKHEVLTRFEREYFAALYEEAKGNISEIARRSGMERAHVRTYLKRHGIVARPSESEG from the coding sequence GTGATCGAGTCGACCATTCTGTCTCGAAACAAGGTCGAAGTTCGTGGCGGGCGAATCAAGGCGGCCAAGACGAACTGGTTCGAGATCGGCACCGAACCGGTCATCGTCGGCCGAAATTCGCAGTGCCAAGTGGTTCTCGATGACGCCAAGATCAGCGCCGTTCACGCCGAGTTTGTCGCGACTGAACATGGCGTACGCGTTCGCGATCTCGGGAGTCGCAACGGGATATTCGCCGGTGGAGTACGCATCGGCGAAGTGTTTCTCCTGTCGTCGTGCAAGCTGCGTCTTGGTGAAACGGACATCTCGTTCGAGCCTGCGCGGCCCGAAAAGATCGTCATTCCAAGCATTTCCTCGTTCGGAACACTCGTTGCGCAGAGCGCTGGCATGCGCGCCATTTTCGAAAAGATCTCGAAGGTGGCACCTACCGACTTGACCGTGCTCATCACGGGTGAAACCGGCACGGGCAAGGAAGTCGTTGCGCAAGCGATCCATCAAGCGAGCCCTCGCGCGAAAAAGCCCTTCGTCGTCGTCGATTGTGGATCCATCCCGCAGAGCCTTGCGGAGGCCACGCTTTTTGGGCACGAACGAGGTGCTTTTACAGGCGCGATCGACAAGCGCATCTCGCCCTTTCTCGAAGCCGATGGCGGCACGATTTTTCTCGACGAGCTCGGCGAGCTTCCGATCGAAGTTCAACCAAAGCTTCTTCGTGCCGTGGCCGAGCGCCGCATCAAAAGCGTCGGCGGATCTTCGTACCGCGAAGTGGACGTGCGCGTTCTCGCGGCAACTCGTCGGGACCTCGTTCGAGCGGTCAACACAGGGACGTTTCGCAGCGATCTGTACTTCCGCGTAGCGCAAGTTCGTGTCGAGCTTCCCGCGCTTCGACAACGTCTCGAGGACATTCCGGTTCTCGTCCGTCGGATGCTCAAGGATGCCGGGGACGAGGGAGCTTTCGAACGCGTGAGTAACACGACGCTGGAGCGACTGATGCGTCACGATTGGCCGGGCAACGTGCGCGAGCTGAAGAATGCGGTCGCGGTTGCGTTTGCCTTGTCGACGGACTCGGAAGAGCTCGACATCGCAGCGCACCTCGGCGCGCTGACCGAGATGCACGAGCCGCACTTTGCGACGCATGCTGCGCCGGCGCTTGCGGGTGATGCCGTGCCTTCGTTCAAGGGCAAAGCATTTCAGGAAGCGAAGCACGAGGTGCTCACGCGATTCGAGCGTGAGTACTTCGCAGCGCTGTACGAAGAGGCGAAGGGGAACATTTCGGAGATCGCGCGTCGGTCAGGGATGGAGCGCGCGCACGTGCGTACGTACTTGAAGCGCCATGGAATCGTCGCGCGGCCGTCCGAGTCTGAAGGTTGA
- a CDS encoding serine/threonine protein kinase, whose protein sequence is MGEVWAARSDTDGREVAIKVLLARAAVKPDLVRRFQREAEITSAIQSPYVCRLLEVGMTPDNAHLLVFEKLEGESLADRLKREQYLPFAEVWPIIEDVLEGLVAAHAAGVIHRDLKPGNIFIERTGQPDRPERAKILDFGISKLRRGDGEQAEPTLTAFDATLGSFAYMAPEQVRGAARADERADIYAVGAVAFRALSGRLPFEGMTAALLVAMKLERAAPSLTEATGDKWPAAIERFLECALHRHREHRFASASDALEAWRSLAPKGRALAAPPPTETSSFVAAPVDPPTVADEVVNQDDQPTWAGNTAAMIGIPGGSRNSDR, encoded by the coding sequence ATGGGAGAGGTGTGGGCTGCGCGCAGCGACACGGACGGCCGCGAAGTCGCCATCAAGGTCCTGCTTGCCCGAGCGGCGGTCAAACCCGACCTCGTTCGCCGCTTCCAGCGCGAGGCCGAGATCACGTCGGCCATCCAAAGCCCCTACGTCTGTCGACTGCTCGAAGTCGGCATGACGCCGGACAACGCGCACCTGCTCGTCTTCGAAAAACTGGAAGGCGAGAGTCTCGCCGACCGGCTCAAACGAGAGCAATACCTGCCGTTTGCCGAGGTTTGGCCCATCATCGAAGACGTTCTCGAAGGACTCGTCGCAGCCCACGCGGCCGGCGTCATCCATCGCGATCTGAAGCCTGGAAACATTTTCATCGAACGCACGGGTCAACCCGATCGACCTGAACGCGCCAAGATCCTCGATTTCGGCATCTCGAAACTACGCCGCGGTGACGGTGAACAAGCCGAGCCAACGCTCACCGCATTCGATGCAACGCTTGGATCCTTCGCGTACATGGCGCCTGAGCAGGTTCGCGGCGCTGCTCGCGCGGACGAACGCGCGGACATCTATGCCGTCGGGGCAGTCGCCTTTCGAGCTTTGAGCGGGCGACTTCCGTTCGAGGGCATGACGGCCGCGCTGCTTGTTGCGATGAAGCTCGAACGTGCAGCGCCCAGCTTGACCGAAGCGACGGGTGACAAGTGGCCTGCGGCCATCGAGCGTTTCCTCGAATGCGCGCTGCATCGCCATCGAGAACATCGTTTTGCATCGGCCAGCGATGCGCTCGAAGCATGGCGCTCACTTGCACCGAAGGGTCGTGCGCTTGCGGCTCCGCCACCGACCGAAACCTCGTCGTTCGTCGCCGCTCCGGTCGATCCACCCACCGTCGCTGATGAGGTCGTCAATCAGGACGACCAGCCCACGTGGGCTGGCAACACAGCCGCAATGATTGGCATTCCTGGGGGATCCAGGAATTCCGATAGGTAA
- a CDS encoding MATE family efflux transporter, which translates to MAQIAPPVAGSNAVTSGPPHRAILRLALPTVGAMLTQSVVNEVDIVFFARLPCPESSNAQAALLPSLIILWLFGGSLSAISVGTQAFVGRRFAEKNREDAGAVLCNAAFFAVVAGIAFSIIGYLLTPAILSLLIKNEGARVAAESYLKWRLLGVTSMVATFAFKAFFDGIGKTHIHLVSAVVMNAINIALCFVLIFGNEALGVPKMGVAGAGIAGFVSTYVGLAIMIGYALKAEFRKVYRPFVPSKLETGLTWSILKLSIPSSIATIAVMTGFALFAMIAGKLDEVQPIGVVSAMCPGGKAEPVNGAATTVIVGVLKLTFTACLAFGTSTATLVAQSLGEKRADRAELFGWTSVRLGLLIFGVVGLCEMVFAEQILAFVSHSEIVRETALGPMRLAGACTPMIAVGMILTQALFGAGNTRYVMIVELVLHFLCLVPLAWILGITLKMGLIGIWVAGAVYAAALAALMALEFKRGNWKKIAL; encoded by the coding sequence ATGGCCCAAATCGCTCCGCCGGTAGCTGGTTCGAACGCAGTCACATCGGGCCCTCCGCATCGCGCGATCCTGCGTCTCGCGTTGCCGACGGTCGGCGCAATGCTCACGCAAAGCGTCGTCAACGAAGTCGACATCGTCTTCTTCGCCCGCCTGCCATGCCCCGAATCGTCGAATGCTCAGGCGGCGCTTCTGCCGTCGCTCATCATTCTTTGGCTCTTCGGCGGATCGCTCAGCGCCATCAGCGTCGGCACCCAGGCCTTCGTCGGTCGGAGGTTTGCTGAGAAAAACCGAGAAGATGCCGGCGCGGTTTTGTGCAACGCGGCGTTCTTCGCCGTCGTTGCCGGCATCGCGTTCTCGATCATCGGTTATCTGCTCACGCCAGCCATTCTGTCGTTGCTCATCAAGAACGAGGGAGCTCGGGTCGCGGCCGAATCGTACCTGAAGTGGCGTCTTCTCGGCGTCACGTCGATGGTCGCAACGTTTGCGTTCAAAGCGTTTTTCGACGGCATCGGCAAGACGCACATCCATCTCGTCTCGGCGGTCGTGATGAACGCCATCAACATCGCCCTGTGTTTCGTGCTGATTTTCGGCAACGAAGCCCTTGGCGTACCAAAGATGGGCGTTGCAGGCGCCGGCATCGCCGGGTTCGTCTCGACGTACGTAGGCCTCGCGATCATGATCGGCTACGCGCTCAAGGCCGAATTCCGGAAGGTTTATAGACCGTTCGTCCCGAGCAAACTCGAGACGGGGTTGACCTGGTCCATCCTGAAACTCTCCATCCCGAGCAGCATCGCCACGATCGCCGTCATGACTGGCTTCGCACTGTTCGCAATGATTGCGGGCAAGCTCGACGAAGTTCAGCCCATCGGCGTCGTCTCCGCCATGTGTCCGGGAGGCAAGGCCGAGCCCGTCAACGGAGCCGCAACCACGGTCATCGTCGGCGTCCTCAAACTCACGTTCACCGCATGCCTCGCGTTCGGCACGTCCACGGCCACTCTCGTTGCTCAATCTCTCGGCGAAAAGCGAGCGGATCGCGCTGAGTTGTTCGGCTGGACGTCCGTGCGTCTTGGCCTCTTGATATTCGGCGTCGTCGGTTTGTGCGAGATGGTCTTTGCCGAGCAGATCCTCGCGTTCGTTTCGCACAGCGAGATCGTGCGCGAAACGGCGCTCGGTCCCATGCGTTTGGCAGGTGCATGCACGCCTATGATCGCCGTCGGCATGATCCTCACGCAGGCGCTCTTTGGTGCAGGAAACACGCGTTACGTGATGATCGTGGAGCTCGTTCTCCACTTCCTGTGCCTCGTGCCGCTCGCGTGGATCCTCGGCATCACGCTGAAGATGGGGCTGATTGGTATCTGGGTGGCTGGCGCCGTGTATGCCGCTGCGCTTGCTGCGCTCATGGCGCTCGAGTTCAAGCGAGGAAACTGGAAGAAGATCGCGCTCTAG
- a CDS encoding transposase, which produces MTIRTVEQRFALDPYACPKAWMLAEGKRVDFDEKQAMRERGRACVEQTQALTDEIARVELDATLPRPVVLYNTFTDAIPNIIGSCMARGVELFGVRVYGFVWMSNHGHLLLGAPKGKFADFMAYLNGQIAVNVNRFLGRTHQLWGRRYAAAQVLDEAAELERLGYLLANPQNAGIADSINEWPGLSSAAFLFQNHKQRFLRFDRTAWYSAGCPDDIAPFLSTVILEQKLLPQLLRLNKKKLRRKIRRIIKAQVKPLPIEATKLELEPELPIRRRLMARTVIPTDRPGSPRSNPRKRSPQPLCHTMESSLRKCYEEWYRAFRIAYEKSSHEYRHGNTAVDFPPGSFAPSRYPKARYASDPDAISMLHPTRRNLEIADALTSLVA; this is translated from the coding sequence GTGACCATTCGTACTGTCGAGCAGCGTTTCGCCCTCGACCCATACGCATGTCCCAAGGCCTGGATGCTGGCCGAGGGCAAACGGGTTGATTTTGACGAGAAGCAAGCAATGCGCGAGCGTGGCCGTGCGTGCGTCGAGCAAACGCAAGCGCTCACCGATGAAATCGCTCGAGTCGAGCTGGACGCCACACTGCCGCGCCCGGTCGTTCTCTATAATACGTTTACCGATGCGATTCCAAACATCATTGGGAGCTGCATGGCGCGCGGCGTTGAATTGTTCGGCGTGCGCGTCTATGGCTTTGTTTGGATGAGCAACCATGGGCACCTGCTCCTGGGGGCGCCGAAGGGCAAATTCGCAGATTTCATGGCGTATCTGAATGGACAAATTGCCGTCAATGTGAATCGATTTCTCGGGCGAACGCATCAACTGTGGGGGCGGCGATATGCTGCCGCCCAAGTGCTCGACGAAGCTGCGGAACTCGAACGGTTGGGTTATCTTTTGGCGAACCCGCAAAATGCCGGCATAGCGGATTCCATCAATGAATGGCCTGGTTTGTCGAGTGCGGCGTTCTTATTTCAAAATCATAAGCAGCGATTCTTGCGCTTCGATCGAACCGCTTGGTACAGTGCCGGATGCCCTGACGACATCGCGCCATTCTTGTCGACGGTCATCCTGGAGCAAAAACTCTTACCACAATTATTGAGGCTCAACAAGAAAAAGCTTCGGCGAAAAATACGCAGAATAATCAAGGCGCAAGTGAAGCCATTGCCCATTGAAGCGACGAAGCTGGAGCTCGAGCCCGAGCTTCCGATTCGACGCCGCCTGATGGCGCGAACTGTCATTCCAACGGATCGACCTGGATCGCCCAGGAGCAATCCGCGTAAGCGCTCACCTCAGCCGCTCTGCCACACGATGGAATCGTCATTGCGAAAATGCTACGAAGAGTGGTACCGCGCGTTCCGCATTGCATATGAGAAGAGCTCGCACGAATACAGACATGGCAATACGGCGGTCGATTTTCCACCGGGCTCATTTGCACCGTCGAGATATCCAAAGGCGCGTTATGCGAGTGACCCAGACGCTATCTCGATGCTTCATCCCACGCGCAGAAATTTGGAGATTGCGGATGCGTTGACGTCGCTGGTAGCATGA
- a CDS encoding cation-translocating P-type ATPase codes for MNEAGTTSKESVQASERKAPASQTALAPNGQDKPVYAEQLEALLARLGASSNAGLEEAEASARIAKYGKNKLPESAKKSTLMRLLEQFANPLVLTLLAAAAIAVVVGFTDTSGQHGFLSRFGDAIAILLIVILNAFLGYYQERRAEAALEALQKLSAPSARVRRSGKVKVVPAEDVVPGDLLELEAGDAIAADARLVQTIDLATEEAALTGESTACTKDALAPVALDAPLGDRGNMVFTGTTVVRGKARAVVTATGSKTELGKIGEMIQSVGEQKTPLEERLDRFGSMILRVCLLLSAVLLGWGFLRGGRPWHELLLEAVSLAVAAIPEGLPAITTITLALGMQRMARRGAIVRKLPAVETLGAATVIASDKTGTLTQNEMTVRAVYTGGKRYKVTGEGYDPTGDFIAEAGEVIDFDKLPAPLSYTLATAALCNNAHLEQNAEKKWYIVGDPTEAALLALAAKGHLPRESIAPSHEFVHELPFDSDRKRMTVITRDKHGREIAHVKGSADVLLPLCVKFAADNGVRGMTDEDRQAITAEADRMSAQALRVLAICRRVRKREKTDEGDVERELTFLGLVGMMDPPRAGVKEAVATCKLAGIRAVMITGDHKLTATAIAQEIGLWDEGDEVITGAELAKINDEELARRVEHLRVFARTTAEQKLRIVRAFKSKGHVVAMTGDGVNDAPALRESHIGVAMGKGGTDVARQAGDLVLADDNFATIVDAVSEGRAIYRNIQKFIFFLLSSNMGLLVAVFVVSFFGKWPPLTPLMILWINLVTNGLPALALGIDPPDPHLMQEPPRNTSEGLLGKRDYLGILYVGSMMGAAAIALYVLSPQDEEHLLQTRALAFSVLALSPLFHAWSCRSPHQSIFSMRPLVSLPLVLACAASAAIHLVAILVPALRPVFRTYAVSANEWMLLLGLSALVVPGVEIAKAIDRALRRRPA; via the coding sequence ATGAATGAAGCGGGCACGACGAGCAAAGAGTCGGTGCAGGCGTCCGAGCGCAAAGCGCCCGCCTCACAGACGGCGCTTGCACCAAATGGTCAAGACAAACCGGTCTACGCCGAGCAACTCGAAGCGCTTCTCGCGCGCCTAGGCGCGAGCTCGAACGCAGGGCTCGAAGAAGCCGAAGCCTCCGCGCGCATCGCGAAGTACGGCAAGAACAAGCTGCCCGAATCGGCGAAGAAGAGCACGCTCATGCGGCTGCTCGAGCAATTCGCCAATCCACTCGTCCTCACGCTTCTTGCTGCCGCAGCCATCGCCGTCGTCGTAGGATTCACCGACACGTCCGGACAACACGGCTTTTTGAGTCGTTTCGGCGATGCCATCGCGATCCTGCTGATCGTCATCCTGAACGCGTTCCTCGGGTACTACCAAGAGCGGCGCGCAGAAGCGGCACTCGAAGCCCTGCAGAAGCTCAGTGCGCCATCCGCGAGGGTACGTCGAAGCGGCAAAGTCAAGGTGGTCCCGGCCGAAGATGTCGTGCCAGGCGACTTGCTCGAGCTCGAGGCTGGCGATGCGATCGCGGCCGACGCACGTCTCGTACAGACGATCGATCTCGCGACGGAAGAAGCAGCCCTCACGGGCGAAAGTACGGCGTGCACGAAGGATGCGCTCGCCCCGGTCGCGCTCGACGCACCGCTGGGCGATCGCGGAAACATGGTTTTCACCGGTACGACCGTCGTTCGCGGCAAGGCGCGCGCCGTCGTCACCGCCACGGGATCGAAGACCGAGCTCGGCAAGATTGGCGAGATGATTCAATCGGTCGGCGAGCAGAAGACGCCGCTCGAAGAACGTCTCGACCGATTCGGGTCGATGATTCTGCGCGTCTGTTTGCTGCTTTCCGCCGTGCTGCTCGGTTGGGGCTTCTTGCGCGGTGGAAGGCCGTGGCACGAGCTGCTCCTCGAAGCCGTGAGCCTCGCAGTAGCCGCAATTCCCGAAGGCTTGCCTGCGATCACGACCATCACGCTGGCGCTCGGTATGCAGCGCATGGCGCGCCGAGGGGCCATCGTTCGCAAGCTCCCCGCCGTCGAAACGCTTGGTGCTGCAACGGTCATCGCATCCGACAAGACCGGCACACTCACACAAAACGAGATGACCGTGCGTGCCGTCTACACTGGCGGCAAGCGCTACAAGGTCACGGGCGAAGGGTACGATCCGACGGGCGACTTCATCGCGGAAGCAGGCGAAGTGATCGACTTCGACAAACTGCCGGCACCGCTTTCGTATACGCTCGCCACCGCCGCGCTCTGCAACAACGCACACCTCGAACAGAACGCCGAGAAGAAGTGGTACATCGTTGGAGATCCAACGGAAGCTGCCCTCCTCGCGCTTGCTGCAAAGGGACACCTGCCACGCGAGTCCATCGCTCCGTCGCACGAATTCGTCCACGAGCTGCCCTTCGACAGCGATCGCAAGCGCATGACGGTCATTACGCGCGACAAGCACGGCCGCGAAATCGCGCACGTGAAGGGCAGCGCCGACGTGCTGCTTCCGCTGTGCGTCAAGTTCGCTGCGGACAATGGCGTGCGCGGTATGACCGACGAAGACCGCCAAGCCATCACGGCGGAAGCCGATCGCATGAGTGCACAAGCGTTGCGCGTGCTCGCGATCTGTCGTCGCGTGCGCAAGCGCGAAAAGACCGACGAGGGCGACGTGGAGCGCGAGCTGACGTTCCTCGGCCTCGTCGGCATGATGGATCCGCCTCGCGCCGGCGTGAAAGAAGCCGTGGCGACGTGCAAGCTCGCAGGCATCCGCGCCGTCATGATCACCGGCGACCACAAACTCACCGCAACCGCAATCGCTCAAGAAATCGGCCTGTGGGACGAAGGCGACGAAGTCATCACAGGTGCCGAGCTCGCCAAGATCAACGACGAAGAATTGGCACGTCGAGTCGAACATTTGCGCGTGTTTGCCCGGACAACCGCCGAACAAAAGCTGCGTATCGTGCGCGCCTTCAAGTCGAAGGGACACGTCGTCGCGATGACGGGCGATGGCGTGAACGATGCACCAGCGCTGCGCGAATCCCACATCGGCGTCGCCATGGGCAAAGGCGGCACGGACGTCGCCCGCCAAGCAGGCGATCTCGTCCTGGCCGACGACAACTTCGCCACCATCGTCGATGCCGTGAGCGAGGGACGCGCGATCTACCGCAACATCCAGAAGTTCATCTTCTTCTTGCTGTCGTCGAACATGGGCTTGCTGGTCGCGGTGTTCGTCGTGTCGTTCTTCGGCAAGTGGCCGCCTTTGACGCCGCTCATGATCCTGTGGATCAACCTCGTCACGAACGGCTTGCCTGCCTTGGCGCTCGGCATCGATCCGCCCGATCCGCATCTCATGCAAGAACCACCGCGCAACACGTCCGAAGGGCTGCTCGGAAAGCGCGACTATCTCGGCATTCTCTACGTCGGTAGCATGATGGGCGCCGCAGCCATCGCGCTGTATGTGCTGTCCCCGCAGGACGAGGAGCACCTCCTTCAAACGCGCGCTCTAGCGTTCTCGGTGCTCGCTCTTTCGCCGCTCTTCCACGCATGGAGCTGCCGAAGCCCGCACCAGTCGATCTTCTCCATGCGCCCGCTCGTGAGCCTTCCGCTCGTGCTCGCGTGCGCCGCAAGTGCCGCGATTCATCTCGTGGCGATCCTCGTGCCCGCGCTTCGTCCGGTGTTTCGCACCTACGCAGTCTCGGCCAACGAGTGGATGCTGCTCCTTGGCCTCTCGGCGCTGGTCGTGCCTGGAGTGGAAATTGCCAAGGCCATTGATCGAGCTTTGCGTCGACGTCCCGCATAA
- a CDS encoding PspA/IM30 family protein: MGIFARLATLIKSNLNDLISRSEDPEKMLNQVVIDMGNQLIEAKKQVAVSIADEKRLAKQVEQEAANAAEWERRAMLAIKAGDDNLAKEALARKKEHDSLVTAYKEQWQKQKQAVDQLKTALKLLNTKIEEAKRKKNVLVARKKRAEAQKAIQETLSGLNNASAFETFDRMASKIDQMEAEAEATTELAEEASGDTLAARFGKLEATAGAEDDLMALKRKMGVLPAEAPKEVAAPPPAQVRVAGAGQAPAASIQAEQDELAAALAELEAEEQREQARMKR, encoded by the coding sequence ATGGGAATCTTCGCGCGCCTAGCCACCCTCATCAAGTCGAACCTGAACGACCTCATCAGCCGCTCGGAAGACCCCGAGAAGATGCTGAATCAGGTCGTCATCGACATGGGCAATCAGCTCATCGAGGCGAAAAAGCAGGTCGCCGTATCGATCGCCGATGAAAAGCGACTCGCAAAGCAGGTCGAGCAAGAAGCGGCGAACGCAGCGGAATGGGAACGTCGTGCCATGCTCGCGATCAAGGCCGGGGACGACAACCTGGCGAAAGAAGCGCTGGCGCGGAAGAAGGAGCACGACAGCCTCGTCACCGCCTACAAAGAGCAGTGGCAGAAGCAAAAGCAAGCCGTCGACCAGCTCAAGACGGCGCTGAAGCTGCTCAACACCAAAATTGAAGAAGCCAAGCGCAAGAAGAACGTGCTCGTGGCGCGCAAGAAGCGCGCAGAAGCGCAAAAGGCGATTCAAGAGACGCTGTCTGGCCTGAACAACGCATCGGCGTTCGAAACGTTCGACCGCATGGCGTCGAAGATCGACCAGATGGAAGCCGAAGCGGAGGCCACGACCGAGCTTGCAGAAGAAGCGAGCGGAGACACCCTGGCGGCTCGATTTGGCAAACTGGAAGCAACGGCGGGCGCCGAAGACGACCTCATGGCGCTCAAGCGCAAGATGGGCGTCTTGCCGGCAGAAGCGCCAAAGGAAGTCGCCGCGCCTCCGCCAGCCCAGGTGCGTGTTGCTGGAGCAGGCCAGGCGCCGGCCGCATCGATCCAGGCCGAACAGGACGAACTCGCAGCAGCGCTCGCGGAGCTCGAAGCAGAAGAGCAACGTGAGCAGGCCCGGATGAAGCGGTAG